The Raoultibacter phocaeensis genome includes a window with the following:
- a CDS encoding FAD-dependent oxidoreductase: MGEKTISRRSFIAGLTATGALAATSALAGCAPSATGEPASGNQAQSTQTSWRDKPEPITDIAETLEADLVVVGAGNGGLVAATTAAQEGAKVIVLEKGGNIAAAREAIGALNSNLEPDHYEDPAKLMNHANMTQSGDANMLMYKTWAEKSGEMIEWMKETLEPKGMLFPFEWHRPSADLAPEAYYPAMCYNPCLDEYNPDGPNYGAYMHLEMMREVFLELGGEILFTTPAQQLVQDDTGKVTGVIATSKDRGNIQVNASKGVIICTGGYGANEEMLQDLCPVVSEYCVLGDSVTEEGDGIRMALWAGAYLEQGGSCMIWNRGLMNDDTEFGRPWQGQIFLPGSQPFLHVNANGERFMNEDQCYPMSYSGGLNQPGHFSWEVWDESYWDDIVQFDTCGCSRLAPAPSGTAFNADVYDCEAMSKEHLDNFWFAPNLESGAIKKADTLEELASAMGFDADKTAAFVASVERYNELVAKGVDEDFGKEAFRMSAVDEPPYYAARISGELLVTTHGVVTDTNSQPLREDGTAIDGLYVCGNDQGGFYPHNYPSNFTGINAGRVATFARIAAKHALGAE; the protein is encoded by the coding sequence ATGGGAGAGAAAACCATCAGCCGTCGCAGCTTCATCGCAGGCCTTACCGCAACGGGCGCGCTTGCGGCAACGAGCGCACTTGCGGGATGCGCGCCGAGCGCTACTGGCGAACCTGCTTCGGGAAATCAAGCACAAAGCACGCAGACCTCATGGCGCGACAAGCCAGAGCCGATCACCGATATCGCAGAAACGCTCGAAGCCGATCTCGTCGTAGTTGGCGCGGGCAACGGCGGTTTGGTTGCCGCCACCACCGCCGCACAAGAAGGCGCTAAGGTCATCGTGCTCGAAAAGGGCGGCAACATCGCTGCCGCACGCGAAGCCATCGGCGCCTTGAACTCGAACCTCGAGCCCGATCACTACGAAGACCCAGCCAAGCTCATGAACCACGCCAACATGACGCAGTCGGGCGATGCGAACATGCTCATGTACAAGACATGGGCCGAAAAATCGGGTGAGATGATCGAGTGGATGAAAGAGACGCTCGAGCCCAAGGGCATGCTCTTCCCCTTCGAATGGCATCGCCCCTCGGCCGATCTCGCCCCCGAGGCGTACTATCCCGCCATGTGCTACAACCCCTGCCTCGACGAGTACAACCCCGACGGCCCGAACTACGGCGCTTACATGCACCTCGAGATGATGCGCGAAGTGTTTTTGGAGCTCGGTGGCGAAATCCTGTTCACCACCCCGGCGCAGCAGCTCGTCCAAGACGATACGGGCAAAGTCACCGGCGTCATCGCCACCTCGAAAGATCGCGGCAACATCCAAGTGAACGCAAGCAAGGGCGTCATCATCTGCACGGGCGGCTACGGCGCAAACGAGGAGATGCTCCAAGATCTTTGCCCCGTCGTATCCGAATACTGCGTGCTCGGGGACAGCGTAACCGAAGAGGGCGACGGCATCCGGATGGCGCTCTGGGCGGGCGCATACCTCGAACAAGGCGGCTCGTGCATGATCTGGAACCGCGGCCTCATGAACGACGACACCGAGTTCGGCCGCCCGTGGCAGGGCCAGATATTCTTGCCGGGCAGCCAGCCGTTCTTGCACGTGAACGCAAACGGCGAGCGCTTCATGAACGAAGATCAGTGCTACCCGATGAGCTATTCGGGCGGCCTCAACCAGCCCGGACACTTCTCGTGGGAAGTATGGGATGAGAGCTACTGGGACGACATCGTGCAGTTCGACACCTGCGGTTGCTCGCGCTTGGCACCCGCCCCCTCGGGCACCGCGTTCAACGCCGACGTGTACGACTGCGAGGCGATGAGCAAAGAGCACCTCGACAACTTCTGGTTCGCCCCCAACCTCGAAAGCGGTGCCATCAAGAAGGCCGACACACTCGAAGAACTCGCTTCGGCAATGGGCTTCGATGCCGACAAAACCGCCGCGTTCGTCGCTTCGGTCGAGCGCTACAACGAGCTTGTAGCAAAGGGCGTCGACGAAGACTTCGGCAAGGAAGCGTTTCGCATGAGCGCCGTCGACGAGCCCCCTTACTATGCTGCCCGCATCTCGGGAGAGCTGCTCGTCACCACGCACGGCGTGGTAACCGACACCAACAGCCAGCCGTTGCGCGAAGACGGAACCGCCATCGACGGCCTGTACGTCTGCGGCAACGACCAGGGCGGCTTCTATCCGCACAACTACCCGAGCAACTTCACCGGCATCAACGCCGGCCGCGTGGCCACGTTCGCCCGCATCGCGGCAAAGCACGCACTCGGCGCCGAATAG